The sequence below is a genomic window from Kitasatospora kifunensis.
CCGCCCCGCGGTCGAGGTCGTTGATGCCGATGTGCAGCAGCACGACGTCCGGCCGCTGCGCGGCCAGCCAGTCGTCCACGTGGTCGCGGATGTCGTCGATCATCCAGCCGCTGTGTCCCTCGTGCTGCGGCGAGGCGAAGGAGCCGTCGCGCTGCGAGCCGACGAACTCCACGGCGTAGCGGGACTGCCCGGTGATCAGCTGCCAGAGCGGCAGCCGGTAGCCGGCCCGGCTCTGGCTGCCGACGCCCACGGTGATCGAGTCGCCGAGCGGCATGACCCGCAGCACCGGCGGGTTGTCCCGGCGCGCGGGCGCGGCCTGGGCGGGAACGGAGCCGAGCAGGCCGAGGCCCGCGCAGAGGGTCGCGGCCAGCAGGGCGGCGATGGTCCGTTTCATGGCGTTACCTCCAGATGTATGACGATCTGTCAGATGCGCCGGATCATAGGATTGTTTGATCTTGAGATGGGTGCTGACACGCGGCGCTGTACGCCGGACCGGGGGGCGGTGCCGCCACCTGCCGGGGGCCAGGCGGGTCTGCGGTGTCCCGAGAGGGTCTGTGGTGCTCTGCGTTCGGCCCGCGGCGGACCTTAGGGGGAGCACCCTGATGCGCCCGCACCCGCGCGCGTGTGACCATCTGTGGCGTGGCAGTTCCCGGTACCGAAGCGAACCCGAGCGCGTCCACCCCCGACGGTCCACCCGCGGGGGGCGGCGAGCCGACCCCGGCCGCGGCCAGGGCGCCCTACCGCAAGCTCTACCGCAGTCCGCACTCGCGGATGCTGGGCGGGGTGGCGCACGGGCTCGCGATGCACCTGGGGCTGCCGGTGGTCTGGGTGCGGGCGGCCTTCGTGCTGCTCACCTTCGCCAACGGGCTCGGCGTGCTGCTGTACGCGGTCTTCTGGTTCGTGGTGCCGATCGGCCTCGATGAGCCCGTCCGGGGTCAACGGGGTGTCAGTTACGTCTGGGCGAACGGCCAGTTCGTCCCGGCCGGCGCCTCCGGGGTGACCCCCGACCCGCTGCGCAAGGGGCGGCGCGGCCGGCTCGGCAGGCTGCGGGACGTGCTGCAGGGCACCTTCCAGGGGGAACCGGTGATCGCCGAGGAGAGCGCGGTGGGCGGCGGCTCGCCCGGCTCGGCCAGCCGGCAGAACCTCGGCCAACTGGCCGCCCTGCTGATGCTGGTCATCGGCGTGATGGCGCTGCTCAACGTGCTGAACATCCAGTCCTCCAGCCCCTACACCTGGCCGCTGCTGGCGATCGGCGTCGGCGTCGCGCTGGTCTGGCGGCAGGCCGACGACTCGCGCTGGCAGCGCTGGTTCGGCCTGCAGGGCGGCGGCAAGCGGCGGGTGGCCTTCGCCCGGGTCGGCGTCGGCGTGCTGCTGGTGACCGTGGGCATCATCGGCTTCCTGGTGCTGCAGGGCACCGGCTCCACGCTCGCCGCGGTCATCGAGGCCTCGCTGGCGGTGCTGGCCGGGGTGCTGGTGCTGACCGGTCCCTACGCGCTGCGGATGTGGCAGGACCTCGCCGCCGAGCGGACCGCCCGGATCCGGGCCCAGGAGCGGGCCGAGATCGCCGCGCACATCCACGACTCGGTGCTGCACACCCTCACCCTGATCCAGCGCCGCTCGGAGGACCCCAAGGAGGTCCAGCGCCTGGCCCGGGCCCAGGAGCGCGAGCTGCGGCTGTGGCTCTACCGCCCCGAGGCCGCCGCCGAGGCGGCTCCCGACACGCTGGCCGAGCGGCTGCGCTCGGTGGTGGCCGAGGTCGAGGACCGGCACGGGGTGCCGGTCGAGCTGGTCTGCGTCGGCGACTGCCCGATGGACGACCGGATCGCCGCTCAGATGCAGGCCGCGCGTGAGGCGATGGTGAACGCGGCCAAGTACGGTGGCGGGGGACCGGTGCAGGTCTACGCCGAGGTGGAGGGGAGGACGGTGTCGGTGTTCGTGCGCGACCACGGCCCCGGCTTCGACCCGGATACCGTGCCGGAGGACCGGATGGGCGTCCGCGAGTCGATCATCGGCCGAATGAAGCGCAACGGTGGCACCGCACGGGTGCGTCCCGCGCCGGACGGCGGCACCGAGGTCGAGTTGGAGATGGAGAGAGCTGCTGATGACTGACGCTGTTGCGCCTGACCCCGGGGCGCAGGGCCCCGACCGGGTGGCGCGGGTGGTCCTGGTGGACGACCACCGGATGTTCCGCACCGGCGTGCGGGCCGAGATCGGCCGCACCGAGGTCACCGGTATCGACGTGGTGGGCGAGGCCGACGACGTCGAGTCGGCGGTGCGGGTGGTCGCCGAGGCCCGCCCCGACGTGGTGCTGCTCGACGTCCACCTGCCCGGCGGTGGCGGCGTCGAGGTGCTGCGCCGCTCCACCGCGGTGATGGGCGAGCCGGGTGGCGTGAAGTTCCTGGCGCTGTCCGTCTCCGACGCCGCCGAGGACGTGATCGGCGTGATCCGCGGCGGCGCCCGCGGCTACGTCACCAAGACCATCACCGGCACCGACCTGGTCAACGCGATCTTCCGGATCGCCGACGGCGATGCGGTCTTCTCGCCGCGGCTGGCCGGTTTCGTGCTGGACGCCTTCGCCGCCACCGACACCCCGCCGGTGGACGAGGACCTCGACCGCCTGACCCAGCGCGAGCGCGAGGTGCTGCGGCTGATCGCGCGCGGGTACGCGTACAAGGAGATCGCCAAGCAGCTCTTCATCTCGGTGAAGACGGTGGAGAGCCATGTCTCGGCGGTGCTGCGCAAGCTGCAGCTGAGCAACCGTCACGAGCTGACCCGCTGGGCGACGGCGCGCCGGCTGGTCTGAGTTCCGGCTCGCCCCAATGACTTCAGGCCCGTGCCGGATGGCACGGGCCTGAAGTCATTGGGGCGTTCTCAGTGCTGCGGGGCCGGTCCGGCCGGCGTCCCGGCGGTCTCGGCAACCGCGGGCTCGGCAACCGCGGTCTCGGGCTTCGGCTGCGGGAAGCGACGGTCCAGCATCGTCTGGACCCGCTTGCCGAGGCGCTGGCCGGGCAGCTCCAGGAACCGATGGCTGAGCGGGGCGATGACGAAGACCAGCGCCAGCATCGCCACCTTCGGCTCGTACGAGCGCCAGCCGGTGTCCGGGACGTAGAAGTACTTGCGCACCGCCCAGTCGGTCAGCCACAGGATCGGCAGGTGCACCAGGTAGACCGAGTAGCTGATCTTGCCGAGCCAGGTCAGCACCCGCGGCCAGCGGCGGTTGCGCAGCAGCATGCCGATGCCGAAGGTGAGCCAGGCCGCCAGCACCGCGAAGGCGAAGGTGTGCCAGGAGTTCTTGGTCCAGGTGCGGTCGACGGCGCCGCCGCGGTTGTACATGTAGCCGCACAGGAAGCCGGCCGCGAGCACGAACAGGCAGCAGACCCAGGCCAGGGTGCGGTCGATCTGCTTCTTCTCGGCCCGGAAGATCGCCGTGCCGGCGAACATCGTGCCCAGGATCAGCATGCTCTCGAAGAAGGTGGAGCGGGCGTTGAAGAAGAGCAGCACCGCGCCGAGGCCGCCGAGCGTCAGGGCCCCGGTGCGGATCGCCTCCGGTCGGCCGCTCAGCACGCAGACCATGCCGGTGACCAGCACCAGCACGACGGCGATGATCAGGTGGTGCACCACCTGGCCGTGCTGCCCGGCCTGGGCCAGGTTCTGCGGGGTGAGCTTCTGCGGCTCGACCCAGCCGCCGAGCAGCAGGGCCGCGCCCGCGAAGAAGACCGAGATCGGCGCGCTGCGCCGGTGCCAGCCCTTGACGAACAGTGCGCTGACGAAGAAGTAGAAGACCATCTCGTAGCAGAGCGTCCACATCACGCCGAGCGCGTTCTCGACGCCCATCATGTCCTGCAGCAGCGTCAGGTTGGCGACGGCCGACCAGGTCGGGTAGTGGATGTAGTCGCTCTGGACCGTGTAGCGGCCGGCCCCGTACACGATCATGCTGATGGCGACCACGACCACCAGCACCGGGTAGATCCGGAAGATCCGTCCGACCCAGAACGCCCGCACATCGCCCCGGCGCTCCAGCGATGCGGGTACGATGTATCCGCTCACCAGGAAGAACACCATCACCGCGTACAGCCCGAGGTCGAAGTTGTCCTCGAAGGCGTTGCCGCCCGGAATCATCGGGATGATGAAGGAGTGGTGGACCGCGACGAGCAGTGCGGCGATACCGCGCAGTCCGTCGAGCCAGCCGAGCCGGGAAGCGGGCCGATCGGCACGGTTTGTCGCTGAGGGGCCGGCCGGGGATTCGGCGGGCTGGCGTTCAATCACGGTCACAGGGGGAGGCTAGCCTACCCACTCCGCGCCCCGCACAGGCTGTCACACGCCGGGGAGGGCCCTGTCACAGAGCGTTCGTATGGGGAGGGTGCGCCCGCCGCCGCGCTTCGGACGGCGGCTGGGGCCGCCGCTTCCGGGACGGCAGCGGCCATAATAGGGTGGCCCCCACGCCGGACCGGGTGGGGGTTTCGGAGGATCTGACGCTTCGTCGTACGGTCTCCAAGGCGCCGGGCTCGTCCCGCGCCCGCACATCGTCGTAGCCACCCCGAATGTAACCGCTGATCGGGTGCCGTGCCGCGCCGTTGTGGCGCCTTCATAACACCCGCACGATCTCATAACCGACGGAGCACGATGCCTGACACCATGACGGAGACGCAGCCGCGGTCGGCCGCGGGCGCCTCCACCGGATCGTCCTCCTCGGGGGGAAGACCCGCGCTGGTGTGGTGGAGGCCCGACACCTGGCCGATGCGCGTGCTCGCGCCGCTGGGTTACTGGGCCTCCACCCGACTCATCATGATCATGATGGTCTTCCAGACCCACGAGGACTCCACGGGCGAGGTGAACCGCCTCTACCAGAGCTGGGCGCACATCCTGCAGGGCGGGTCCTACCCGATAGGCGACACCACCTGGCAGTACCCGCCCGGGGCGGCCGGGGTGATGCTCGCGCCGCTGGCGATCCCCGGCGTGAACTACGTGCTGGGCTTCATCGTGGTGACCCTGCTGGCCGACCTGGTGGTGATGGCCGCACTGCTCCGGTACGGCACCCGCCCCGAGAGGTCGCTGGCCGGCGCCTGGGTCTGGCTGCTGATGCTGCCGCTGATGCTCTTCATCCCCTACGCGCGCTACGACGTGATAGTCACCTTCTTCGCGGTGCTGGCGCTGCTCTGGCTGCAGGGCCGACCCTGGCTGGGCGGCGGGATGGCCGCCCTCGGCGCCATGATCAAGGTCTGGCCGGCCTTCGCGGTCTTCGGCGCACCGCGCGGCCGGAGCCTGTGGCAGGTCGTGGTCGGCTTCGTCGCCGCGGCCGGCTCGCTGGTGGCGATCGCCGCGCTGCTCTTCAAGGGCTCGTTCGGCTTCCTGGACGAGCAGGGCAACCGAGGCGTGGAGTACGAGTCGCTGCCGGGCAGCGCGCTGCTGGTCGCGCACCACTTCGGCTACCAGGGCAGGATCGAGTACCGGTTCGGCTCGCTGGAGGTCGTCGGGCCGTACGTCGACGAGATCGGCAAGGCCATGCTGGTGGCCAGCGTGGTCGGCTTCTGCTGGCTGCTGCTCTGGCGGCTGCGGGCCCGGACCTTCTCGGCCGCGACCCCGGCGGACGCGGCGCTCGCCGTGGTGCTGGTCTTCATCACCACCAGCCGGGTGATCAGCCCGCAGTACCTGATCTGGGTGGCCGGTATCGGGGCGGTCTGCCTCAGCTTCAAGAGCACCACCCAGCGCCCGATCGTCGGCATCCTGGTGCTCGCCACCGCGATGACCTCGGTCGAGTTCCCGCTCTTCTTCCAGAGCCTGATCAACGGCTCGGCGGGCTTCCAGGCGCTGCTGCTCGCCCGCAACGTGCTGCTGCTGGTCGCGACCGTCTGGTCCTGCGTTCGGCTGTGGCGCTCGACGGTGCCCGGTCGGCGCCACCGCCACGCGGCCGCCTGAGGCCTTTGCCCCGCAGTACCGACGAAGTCGGGCGACCGAGCCCGACTGCCATAATGAGGTGTTGTGATCAATAGCGAGGAAGCCCTGAGGCATTACCCCGGCCGCGCAGTGGGTGGTCGGTAGTGGCTCCCCAGCTGATGGACAAGGCCACCGCCGAGCCGACGGCTGAGCGCGGCGGAGCCCGGGGCGGGGCGGCCCGCCTGGGAACGGCGCTGCTGCGCTCGCTGCGCTGGGCGGCGCCGGCGCTGCTCGGGTACCTGGTGGTGCGGGCGATCGGCATCGCGGTGCTGCTGGACTGGCACGTGGTGTACAAGCAGGTGACCGTGGAGTCCGGCCGCTCGGGCCTGTACTCGCTGGCGAAGCTGTGGGACGCGATCTGGTACCAGAAGATCGCCCAGCACGGCTATGCCGGTACGCCCGCGACGCCCGGCCCGATCGCGCCCTACCAGCCCTACGCGTTCTTCCCCGTCTACCCGATGATGGTGCGGGTCTTCTGGTGGGTACTGCCGCTGCCGATCTACTACGCGGCGCTGGTGGCCGCCTGGGTCTCCTCGCTGGCCGCGGCCTGGGGCATCTTCGCGGTGGCCGACAAGCTGTACGGCCGCCGCACCGGCGTGATCGCCGCCGTGCTGTGGGGTGTGACCCCGTACGCGGTGGTGGAGAGCATGGCCTACTCCGAGCTGCCGTTCTGCGCGCTCGCCGCCTGGACCATGTACGCGGCGATCACCCGGCGCTGGGTGCTGGCGGGGGTGCTCAGCACGCTGGCCGGACTGACCCGTCCCACCGGCGCGGCGGTCGCCGCCGCCGTCGGCATCGGGGCGGCCTGGGTGCTGCTCTCGCAGTGGTGGCAGGAGCGCCGCGGCACGCTGCGGGCCGAGGACCGGATCGCCTGGTGGCGGCTGGTGCTGGGGGCCGGGATCGCGCCGCTGGGCTTCGTCGGCTTCATCGCCTGGGTCGGATACGTCAAGGGCAGCGCGACCGGCTACTTCGACGTGCAGAAGGCCTGGGACTCGCACTTCGACTTCGGGAAGTCCACCTGGGAGTCCTTCCACCACATGGTGACGACGCAGGGCGGGGTCTGGCTGCCCGATCCGATGGTGGCGGCCACCCTCCTGGTCTCGGTGGTGCTGCTGGTGGTCTCGATCCTGCAGCGCCAGCCGCTGGTACTGATCGTCTTCAGCGCGGTGACGCTGGTCCTGGCGCTGGGCGATGCGGCGTACTTCAACTCGCGCGCCCGCTTCCTGCTCCCGGCCTTCGGGCTGCTGCTGCCGGTGGCCGCGGGCCTGGCCAGGTCCAAAACCCGTGGGCTTGCCGCGACCGTGCTCACCAGCGCGGCGCTCTGCTCGGCCGTCTACGGCGGCTATGTGGTCTTCGTCTACCCGAACTCACCGTGATCCCCTTCAGAGAAGCTGGCAGGCAGTTGAGATGAGCCTCGACACGACGGACGGCGCGGCCGACGTCACCGAGAACGCGTCGGCGCGGCAGGCGTGGACCGGCGGCGACGGCCCGGTCCGTCGTGCGCTGCGGCTGGCGAGCCGGGCCTACTGGCTCTGGCCGGCTCTGCTGACCCTGGCGGTCTGCCGCTACCACGGCGACCGGGTGGGGCTGTGGCGCGACGAGCTGGCGACCTGGAGCGCGATCAACCGCAGCAACGGTCAGCTCATCGACCTGCTGAAGAAGACCGACGCGGTCACCGGCACGTACTACTTCCTGCTGAAGGGCTGGGCGGCCGTCTTCGGCCACTCCGTGATCACCCTGCGGATGCCGTCGATGCTCGCGATGGCGGGGGCGGCGGCCTTCATCGGGCTGATCGGCCGCCAGCTCTTCGGCAAGCGGGTCGGGGTGGCCGCGGGGCTCCTGTTCGCCTTCATCCCGTCGATCACCCGCTACGGGCAGGAGGCGCGCGGCTACGCCTTCGCGGTCCTGCTGGTCACCGCCGCGACCTGGCTGCTGCTGCGGGTGCTGGAGCGGCCCCGGGTGGGGGCCTTCCTGGGCTACGGGCTCTGCCTGGCGGGCGCTGGCCTGTTCCACCTGGTCGCCATGGTCGTCGTGGTCAGCCACGGCGCGATCGTCCTGCTGCGCTGGCGGACCTCCAGGGACCGGCGCCTGCTGGTCGGGTTCGCCCTGGGGACCGTACTCGCGCTGGTGCTGCTGATCCCGCTGATCATCATCGGCCAGCGGGAGGTGCACGGGCAGCTCGGCTGGCTGGGGGCGCCGACCTTCGGCTACATCGCCAGTCCGTTCTTCAGCACGCTCTTCGCCTCGACCTGGGTGAGCTACGGCGTCTTCATCCTGGCCTGCCTCCCGCTGGCCTGGTCGCGCGGCCGGCGTCCGGCGGCCGAGCTGGCGCTGATCGCCGTGCTGCCGATCGTGCTGGTCTGGATCGTCTCCCAGAAGTCGCCGTACTTCCTCGACCGGTACCTGCTGTTCACCGTTCCGTTCTGGGCGCTGCTCGCCGCCGCCGGCGCGATGGCGCTGCGGCCCCGGGTGGTGGGCGCGCTGGCGCTGATCATGGTGGTGCTCTCCGGCGTCCAGGACCAGCAGCAGGTGCGCAAGTGGGACGCGCGGGAGTTCTCGGACTCGCGGGCCGCCGCGGCCTTCATCGCCAAGAACTACCAGCCGGGTGACGCGATCGCGCCGGAGAGCTCCCCGGTGGTGGACAACAACTACTGGGTGCTCCAGCTCGACACCGCGCTGCGCCTCTACCTGCCGTCCCACATCCAGCCGAGGGACGTGTTCGAGGCGGCCACTCCGGTCCAGGCGAACAGCCTGTACCTGACGCAGTGCCCCCTCGACCAGTCCGCAGCCTGCCTGGGAACCAGCGCGCCGCGGGTGTGGGTGGTCACGGTGGACTACAACAACTACCCGTTCGACGGCTTCCCCAAGGAGCAGGTGAAGGCGCTCCAGGCGGAGTACCCGAAGCAGACGGTCACGCGGCTGGCGGGCTCGCAGGGTCGGCTCATGGTGACGCTGATGGAGAAGTAGCCGTACCGGACAGGGCGTTCACCGCCGGGTCCGAGTCATCTGGTTGGTTCAACCCGTCCGGTCCGTCCAGCTCGGTGAGGGTCGGGCCGGCGGGGGCCGTGGGCAGTGGGCTCACGTGGTCCTGGGCGCTCAGCGCGGCCAGGGACAGGACCCCGGCCAGCGTGAGGCCCGCCAGCGTGCCCGCCGCGCGCAGGGCGCGGCGGGTGTGCGGGGGGACCAGGGGGCGGCGGGGTCGGCGGTGCGTGCCCATGCGGGGACGGTAGCGGGCGGACGGGCAGAGCCGGGCGACGCCGCGGGCGGCGCGGTGGGCGATGACCGGAACTGAGCGGCCGGTGGCCTGAGCCGATCACCGTTGCCGGGTTTCCGGCGGCCGCCGGTTCTGTCGGTGGCGGGCCATAGACTCGGAGGGCCATGAGTAGCCTCTTTGACGACCTCCCGCTGCCCGGCTTCGAGCCCTTCGAGGCGAAGCCCGCCACCGACGCGCTGCCCGTCGACTTCGCCGAGGAGCCTCCGCCGGAGGACTACGACGGCCATGACGGCGGAGTGCTGGAGGAGGAGATCCCCAGCGATCTCTTCCAGACCGACTATGCCGCGCAGGCCGAGCGCGACGCCTACTACCGCAACGGTGCCCACCGCACCGTGGTGGACCCGGCCCAGCTGCTCGAGGGGATGAACGACCCGCAGCGCGAGGCCGTGCTGCACGCCGGGTCGCCGCTGCTGATCGTGGCCGGGGCCGGGTCGGGCAAGACCAGGGTGCTGACCCACCGGATCGCCTACCTGCTGGGCGCGCGCGGGGTGCAGCCGGGCGAGATCCTGGCGATCACCTTCACCAACAAGGCGGCCGGCGAGATGCGCGAGCGCGTCGAGCAGCTGGTGGGGCCGCGGGCGAGGGCGATGTGGGTGTCCACCTTCCACAGCGCCTGTGTGCGGATCCTGCGCCGGGAGAGCAAGCGGCTCGGCTTCACCTCCAGTTTCTCGATCTACGACTCGGCGGACTCGCAGCGGCTGATGTCGCTGGTCTGCCGGGATCTGGACCTGGACCCCAAGCAGTTCCCGCCGAAGTCGTTCACCGCCAAGGTCTCCAACCTCAAGAACGAGCTGATCGACGAGGAGACCTACGCCGGGCAGGCCGCCAACCCGATGGAGCGCAAGCTCGCCGAGGCCTACACGCTCTACCAGCGCCGGCTGCGCGAGGCCAACGCGCTGGACTTCGACGACATCATCATGACCACGGTCAACCTGCTGCAGGCCTTCCCGGACGCGGCCGAGCACTACCGGCGCCGGTTCCGGCACATCCTGGTCGACGAGTACCAGGACACCAACCACGCGCAGTACACGCTGGTGCGCGAGCTGACCGGCGGCGCGGCGGGCTCGGCGCCCAAGCGCACGGTGGACGGCGACTTCGTGAACCCCGCCGCCGCGGGTCTGGCCGAGCTGCCGGCGGCCGAGCTGTGCGTGGTGGGTGACGCGGACCAGTCGATCTACGCCTTCCGCGGCGCGACGATCCGCAACATCCTCCAGTTCGAGGAGGACTACCCCAACGCCACCACGATCCTGCTGGAGCAGAACTACCGCTCCACCCAGACCATCCTGAGCGCCGCCAACGCGGTGATCGAGCGCAACGCCAACCGCCGCGAGAAGAAGCTGTGGACGGCCGGCGAGCACGGCGAGAAGGTGGTCGGCTACGTCGCCGACGACGAGCACGGCGAGGCGCAGTTCATCGCCGAGGAGATCGACCGGTTGACGGACGCCGGCGATGCCAAGCCCGGTGACGTGGCGATCTTCTACCGGACCAACGCGCAGTCCCGGGTCTTCGAGGAGGTGTTCATCCGGGTCGGCCTGCCCTACAAGGTGGTCGGCGGGGTGCGCTTCTACGAGCGCAAGGAGGTCCGCGACGTGCTGGCCTACCTGCGGGTGCTCTCCAACCCCGAGGACACCGTGCCGCTGCGCCGGATCCTCAACGTGCCCAAGCGCGGCATCGGCGACCGCGCGGAGGCGATGATCGAGGCGCTGGCCTCCCGCGAGCGGATCTCCTTCGCCCAGGCGCTGCTGCGGGTCGACGAGGCGTACGGGATGGCCGCGCGCTCGGCCAACGCGGTACGCAAGTTCAACGAGCTGCTGGCGAACCTGCGCGCGGTGGTCGAGTCGGGGGCCGGGCCCGCGGCCGTGCTGGAGGCGGTCCTGGAGGAGACCGGGTACCTGGCCGAGCTGCAGTCCTCCACCGACCCGCAGGACGAGACCCGGGTGGAGAACCTCCAGGAGCTCGCCTCGGTGGCCCTGGAGTACGAGCAGGATCCGGGGGAGCGCCCCGACGCGGGCGAGGACGGCGCGCCGCCGGTCGGCTCGCTGGCCGACTTCCTGGAGCGGGTCGCGCTGGTCGCCGACTCCGACCAGATCCCGGACGAGGAGGACGGCGCGGGCGTCATCACGATGATGACCCTGCACACCGCCAAGGGCCTGGAGTTCCCGGTGGTCTTCCTGACCGGCATGGAGGACGGGATCTTCCCGCACATGCGGGCGCTGAGCCAGGTCAAGGAGCTGGAGGAGGAGCGCCGGCTCGCCTACGTCGGGCTGACCCGGGCCCGGCAGCGGCTCTACCTGACCCGCAGCGTGCTGCGCAGCGCCTGGGGACAGCCCGCCTACAACCCGGCCTCGCGCTTCCTGGAGGAGATCCCGGCCGAGCTGGTGGAGTGGAAGCGCACCGGCGCGAGCGCGGTGCCGACCGGCCGCGGGCTGTCGATGAGCGGCTCGCGCGGCTCCGGCTCCGGCTCTGGCTCCGGTTCTGGCTTCTCGGCGGGCGGCGCGCTCTCGCCGAAGGCCGGTTGGGGCAAGTCGGCCCGCAAGGTGACGGAGCGTGAGGTGGTCGCGCTGGCGGTCGGCGACCGGGTCAGCCACGACAGCTTCGGGCTCGGCACCGTGGTGAGCACCGAGGGCGTGGCGGACCGGGCGAAGGCCACCATCGACTTCGGCGCCTCGGGCCGCAAGGTGCTGCTGCTGCGGTACGCGCCGGTCGAGAAGCTCTGACCTGACCGTCGGGGTGCGCTCCTTCGCGCCG
It includes:
- a CDS encoding glycosyltransferase family 87 protein; amino-acid sequence: MTETQPRSAAGASTGSSSSGGRPALVWWRPDTWPMRVLAPLGYWASTRLIMIMMVFQTHEDSTGEVNRLYQSWAHILQGGSYPIGDTTWQYPPGAAGVMLAPLAIPGVNYVLGFIVVTLLADLVVMAALLRYGTRPERSLAGAWVWLLMLPLMLFIPYARYDVIVTFFAVLALLWLQGRPWLGGGMAALGAMIKVWPAFAVFGAPRGRSLWQVVVGFVAAAGSLVAIAALLFKGSFGFLDEQGNRGVEYESLPGSALLVAHHFGYQGRIEYRFGSLEVVGPYVDEIGKAMLVASVVGFCWLLLWRLRARTFSAATPADAALAVVLVFITTSRVISPQYLIWVAGIGAVCLSFKSTTQRPIVGILVLATAMTSVEFPLFFQSLINGSAGFQALLLARNVLLLVATVWSCVRLWRSTVPGRRHRHAAA
- a CDS encoding glycosyltransferase family 39 protein translates to MSLDTTDGAADVTENASARQAWTGGDGPVRRALRLASRAYWLWPALLTLAVCRYHGDRVGLWRDELATWSAINRSNGQLIDLLKKTDAVTGTYYFLLKGWAAVFGHSVITLRMPSMLAMAGAAAFIGLIGRQLFGKRVGVAAGLLFAFIPSITRYGQEARGYAFAVLLVTAATWLLLRVLERPRVGAFLGYGLCLAGAGLFHLVAMVVVVSHGAIVLLRWRTSRDRRLLVGFALGTVLALVLLIPLIIIGQREVHGQLGWLGAPTFGYIASPFFSTLFASTWVSYGVFILACLPLAWSRGRRPAAELALIAVLPIVLVWIVSQKSPYFLDRYLLFTVPFWALLAAAGAMALRPRVVGALALIMVVLSGVQDQQQVRKWDAREFSDSRAAAAFIAKNYQPGDAIAPESSPVVDNNYWVLQLDTALRLYLPSHIQPRDVFEAATPVQANSLYLTQCPLDQSAACLGTSAPRVWVVTVDYNNYPFDGFPKEQVKALQAEYPKQTVTRLAGSQGRLMVTLMEK
- a CDS encoding LuxR C-terminal-related transcriptional regulator encodes the protein MTDAVAPDPGAQGPDRVARVVLVDDHRMFRTGVRAEIGRTEVTGIDVVGEADDVESAVRVVAEARPDVVLLDVHLPGGGGVEVLRRSTAVMGEPGGVKFLALSVSDAAEDVIGVIRGGARGYVTKTITGTDLVNAIFRIADGDAVFSPRLAGFVLDAFAATDTPPVDEDLDRLTQREREVLRLIARGYAYKEIAKQLFISVKTVESHVSAVLRKLQLSNRHELTRWATARRLV
- a CDS encoding SGNH/GDSL hydrolase family protein; protein product: MKRTIAALLAATLCAGLGLLGSVPAQAAPARRDNPPVLRVMPLGDSITVGVGSQSRAGYRLPLWQLITGQSRYAVEFVGSQRDGSFASPQHEGHSGWMIDDIRDHVDDWLAAQRPDVVLLHIGINDLDRGADKAHAPDRLRALVERIFADRPGVTVILQGLLPTTAGLQTQVYRFNRQAWVLESTERQLGNRLSYVTPPALTEDEWYDRLHPNDRGYARMALAFYDTLDREARHSLDDVPVHETAGRP
- a CDS encoding acyltransferase family protein produces the protein MTVIERQPAESPAGPSATNRADRPASRLGWLDGLRGIAALLVAVHHSFIIPMIPGGNAFEDNFDLGLYAVMVFFLVSGYIVPASLERRGDVRAFWVGRIFRIYPVLVVVVAISMIVYGAGRYTVQSDYIHYPTWSAVANLTLLQDMMGVENALGVMWTLCYEMVFYFFVSALFVKGWHRRSAPISVFFAGAALLLGGWVEPQKLTPQNLAQAGQHGQVVHHLIIAVVLVLVTGMVCVLSGRPEAIRTGALTLGGLGAVLLFFNARSTFFESMLILGTMFAGTAIFRAEKKQIDRTLAWVCCLFVLAAGFLCGYMYNRGGAVDRTWTKNSWHTFAFAVLAAWLTFGIGMLLRNRRWPRVLTWLGKISYSVYLVHLPILWLTDWAVRKYFYVPDTGWRSYEPKVAMLALVFVIAPLSHRFLELPGQRLGKRVQTMLDRRFPQPKPETAVAEPAVAETAGTPAGPAPQH
- a CDS encoding glycosyltransferase family 39 protein, which codes for MAPQLMDKATAEPTAERGGARGGAARLGTALLRSLRWAAPALLGYLVVRAIGIAVLLDWHVVYKQVTVESGRSGLYSLAKLWDAIWYQKIAQHGYAGTPATPGPIAPYQPYAFFPVYPMMVRVFWWVLPLPIYYAALVAAWVSSLAAAWGIFAVADKLYGRRTGVIAAVLWGVTPYAVVESMAYSELPFCALAAWTMYAAITRRWVLAGVLSTLAGLTRPTGAAVAAAVGIGAAWVLLSQWWQERRGTLRAEDRIAWWRLVLGAGIAPLGFVGFIAWVGYVKGSATGYFDVQKAWDSHFDFGKSTWESFHHMVTTQGGVWLPDPMVAATLLVSVVLLVVSILQRQPLVLIVFSAVTLVLALGDAAYFNSRARFLLPAFGLLLPVAAGLARSKTRGLAATVLTSAALCSAVYGGYVVFVYPNSP
- a CDS encoding PspC domain-containing protein; the encoded protein is MLGGVAHGLAMHLGLPVVWVRAAFVLLTFANGLGVLLYAVFWFVVPIGLDEPVRGQRGVSYVWANGQFVPAGASGVTPDPLRKGRRGRLGRLRDVLQGTFQGEPVIAEESAVGGGSPGSASRQNLGQLAALLMLVIGVMALLNVLNIQSSSPYTWPLLAIGVGVALVWRQADDSRWQRWFGLQGGGKRRVAFARVGVGVLLVTVGIIGFLVLQGTGSTLAAVIEASLAVLAGVLVLTGPYALRMWQDLAAERTARIRAQERAEIAAHIHDSVLHTLTLIQRRSEDPKEVQRLARAQERELRLWLYRPEAAAEAAPDTLAERLRSVVAEVEDRHGVPVELVCVGDCPMDDRIAAQMQAAREAMVNAAKYGGGGPVQVYAEVEGRTVSVFVRDHGPGFDPDTVPEDRMGVRESIIGRMKRNGGTARVRPAPDGGTEVELEMERAADD